The following are encoded together in the Humulus lupulus chromosome 5, drHumLupu1.1, whole genome shotgun sequence genome:
- the LOC133778449 gene encoding silicon efflux transporter LSI3-like, whose amino-acid sequence MALALASTDKVVLGSISFVIFWALAVFPSLPLLPIGRTAGSLLGAILMIIFKVITPDQAYDAIDLSVLGLLFGTMVVGIYLEKADMFKYIGHLLSWKSRGPKDVLCRICIISALSSALFTNDTSCIVLTEFVLRTAKQSNVPPHPFLLALASSANIGSAATPIGNPQNLVIAIQSKISFGQFLLGLLPAMLVGVTVNMSILLCMYWRVLSPKKDEDIALEEGTLEKAQSSPLHDITPNYTEGSPVSKAEKEENSPSLSGGQGDIEEGGNICSTSTASSSELESASNLVGSSSTEQIAGGDTGASRSLEGKNGTDEFTNETKEVSVPVSTKEKRGLSKEWRRFAWKTCVYLVTSGMLIALLMGLNMSWTVITASLLLVVIDFKDAGPCLDKVSYSLLLLFCGMFITVEGFNKTGIPTTLWNMIKPYAGINHVSGMVVLSLAILALSNLASNVPTVLLLGGRVAAMAAAISPHEVKKSWLILGWVSTVAGNLSLPGSAANLIVCEQARRAPSFKYTLSFWTHLKFGLPSTIIVTAIGLTLIRG is encoded by the exons ATGGCGTTAGCATTAGCGTCTACCGACAAGGTAGTGCTAGGTTCGATTTCGTTTGTAATTTTCTGGGCCTTGGCAGTTTTCCCTTCACTTCCATTACTGCCTATAGGCAGAACAGCAGGATCCCTCCTGGGAGCCATACTTATGATCATCTTTAAGGTCATAACTCCAGACCAAGCATATGATGCCATTGATCTATCAGTCCTTGGACTTCTTTTTGGAACCATGGTTGTTGGTATCTATCTTGAGAAAGCTGACATGTTTAAGTACATCGGTCACTTGCTTTCATGGAAGTCTCGAGGCCCAAAGGATGTGCTTTGCAGAATCTGCATAATTTCTGCTCTGTCAAGTGCATTGTTTACTAATGACACCAGTTGCATTGTCCTCACAGAGTTTGTTTTGAGAACCGCAAAGCAAAGTAATGTTCCACCCCATCCTTTCTTGCTGGCCTTGGCCTCGAGTGCAAACATTGGCTCGGCTGCAACTCCTATTGGCAATCCACAGAACTTGGTCATTGCCATACAAAGCAAGATTTCTTTCGGACAATTTCTATTGGGACTCCTTCCTGCCATGCTAGTTGGTGTCACTGTCAATATGTCAATTCTCTTATGCATGTATTGGAGGGTCTTGTCTCCTAAAAAAGACGAGGACATCGCTTTGGAAGAAGGAACTCTTGAGAAAGCTCAAAGTTCTCCTCTACATGACATAACTCCAAATTACACCGAAGGCAGTCCTGTTTCGAAAGCTGAGAAGGAGGAAAATTCCCCAAGTTTAAGTGGTGGACAAGGTGATATAGAAGAAGGTGGTAATATCTGCTCAACTTCAACTGCTTCAAGCAGTGAGCTTGAGTCTGCAAGCAACCTTGTTGGTTCAAGCTCAACCGAACAAATTGCAGGCGGCGACACAGGAGCTTCCCGATCATTGGAGGGAAAGAATGGAACAGATGAGTTTACAAATGAGACAAAAGAAGTTAGTGTTCCAGTGTCTACTAAAGAAAAGAGAGGACTAAGCAAGGAATGGAGAAGATTTGCATGGAAGACGTGTGTTTACCTTGTCACTAGTGGTATGCTGATTGCACTACTGATGGGTTTGAACATGTCTTGGACTGTGATTACAGCATCTCTTCTCCTTGTTGTCATTGATTTCAAAGATGCTGGGCCTTGCCTTGACAAG GTCTCCTACTCTCTCTTGCTACTCTTTTGTGGAATGTTCATCACTGTTGAAGGATTTAACAAAACTGGAATACCTACAACTCTCTGGAACATGATAAAGCCTTATGCTGGGATTAATCATGTTTCAGGCATGGTGGTACTTTCCCTTGCCATACTTGCCCTCTCAAATCTTGCTTCGAATGTCCCAACTG TTCTTCTACTTGGAGGAAGAGTAGCAGCCATGGCAGCAGCCATATCTCCACATGAAGTGAAAAAATCATGGCTCATCTTAGGATGGGTGAGCACAGTTGCTGGAAA